Below is a genomic region from Dehalococcoides mccartyi.
TGCCGGAGTAAAGGGAACCGAGTTTCTCTTCCAGCTCGTAACGGCAGCTTATCAGCAAATCTCAAAAGAAAGGGGGTGGCGATGATGAAAGAAGGCGACATGGAGCTACTTACCGAGATAGCCAGGTTTGAGGCATCGGTGGACATGGAGAAAGAGTACCGGATTGGCTGGTCGTGGCGCCATGTAAGAATCTGGCCGGCAACGCTCAGCAGGTTATTCAAGGACGGCTACCTGGATAATGTCTTTCGTTCCAACTCCTTTACGGGGTACAAGCTCACTGACAAAGCTAAGGCTCTTATTTCAGCCAACCAGCAAGTGGACTCTGGCGAACCTCCACCAACAACTCCTGTGAACCTTGCTGATGACCTCTTTACGGATATTATCGGTCATGAGGACGTCAAGGCTTTGCTTAAAGCAACCCTCCTAGCAGAAAAGCCGGTGCACGTCATGTTAACAGGACCACCCGCCCTGGCCAAGACTCTTTTCCTATGGGACATCGAGCAGACCTTTGGCGAGCGAGCCATCTGGCTGGTCGGTTCAGCTACTTCCAAGGCGGGATTGTGGGACCTCGTCGCCGAAAGAGAACCGAAGATTCTCTTGATTGATGAGATGGACAAGATGAATGCCGTTGATATGGCAGCTTTACTGACGATGATGGAAGGCGGCAGGTTGGTCAGAGCTAAGAGAGGGAGAGAACTCGATATCAACAATCCCCTCAAAGTTATTGCTGCTAGCAACCGGCTGGAGAAACTGTCACCGGAGCTGCGTTCCCGATTCGCTATCCGTAAGCTCAATGCCTATGGCCGCAGCGAATTCTTGACTGTAGTGAAAGGTGTATTGGTACGTAAAGAAGGCTTGTCCAACGATATAGCGGAAGAGATTGCCAGGAAACTCGACGGTCGGAGTCAGGATGTCAGGGACGCTATCCGTATCGCCCGGCTGGCACCGCAGGTCGGTGTGGATAGAGCAATCAGCCTTTTACTGGAAGGTGAAACAGGTGCGAATTGAAGCAAGACCGGTGACCGGTCGGGAGGCAAATTAGCTACGATTTTAATGCTGGCGAGCGTGGTAAAAACCAGACCATTTAGCTTCAAGTGGTCTGACCAGATGACAGCCAGCCCAGATTTGAACAATAAACCAGTGAAACCCACTTTAGCTTTGGTGGTCGGAAAGGAGGAGATATGGACGACCAGTTTTTAGAAGAAGTCAAAAAACGCAAAGAGCAGGGACAATCGGAAAGGCAGATGGCAACCGAGCTCGGTGTCAGTCGCAGTAAAGTCCACAATGCTTTGCAGGATCTCAAGCTAACTGATACCGGCACTTCCCTGGTACCTGAAGACAAGCTGCGGGTAATTATCCGAGAAGAGTTGGAACGGGTCCGTAACGGAGAGGAAGAAGAGGCAAAAACCAGCAGCGAGTTCCCTATCATACGCAAGATGGGCGGTGGCATGGAGATGATTGCGCCGGAAGCTGTGCTCAAGCACTACATGGGAGGCACTCCCGAAGGTGAGGTTGAGCTTAGAGCCATTATGAAATTCAGGGCGGCCATGCTGATGGTAATGGACCTGGTGAATATCCAGAAGGGCTCGGCTGAGGCCGACGCCAGGCGTATGGAGCCTATATTGCGTCTGATGAAAGAGACCCGTGAAGAGCAGGATGCGGCAGCGGCCAGGGCAAAGGCTTCCAGTGAGGAGATCGCAGAACGGACTGCCCAAGCAACAGCAGGTCAACTGTTTGGGGCAATCTCTCAAAGCAACACCCAGGTAAATAGTACACTTGCCCAGATTAAGCAGATGGTGGGTGGACAATCGAATGACCCCTTCAGCCAGGTTGTAAGCATGCTCCAGTCCATGCAGCAGATGTCCCAGATGTTCGGGATGCCATTACCCGGCATGATGCCGGGAGCCCCGCAGGGAGGCGGCCCTTCTGGTGGTCAGCCGCCTTTAGACCCGCCGCCGATTGAAAAACACACTGCCAAAGAATGGGAGGAAAGAAATGTTTGATTTTATGCAAATGGCCAACT
It encodes:
- a CDS encoding AAA family ATPase; translated protein: MMKEGDMELLTEIARFEASVDMEKEYRIGWSWRHVRIWPATLSRLFKDGYLDNVFRSNSFTGYKLTDKAKALISANQQVDSGEPPPTTPVNLADDLFTDIIGHEDVKALLKATLLAEKPVHVMLTGPPALAKTLFLWDIEQTFGERAIWLVGSATSKAGLWDLVAEREPKILLIDEMDKMNAVDMAALLTMMEGGRLVRAKRGRELDINNPLKVIAASNRLEKLSPELRSRFAIRKLNAYGRSEFLTVVKGVLVRKEGLSNDIAEEIARKLDGRSQDVRDAIRIARLAPQVGVDRAISLLLEGETGAN